One Pleurocapsa sp. PCC 7327 DNA segment encodes these proteins:
- the egtC gene encoding ergothioneine biosynthesis protein EgtC — protein sequence MCRLLGYLGSAIQLDNLLYKPDHSLIAQSYQPREMTAGLLNADGFGVGWYHPQKDENPYVYKNILPIWSDVNLPHLSRYVESSCVLAYVRSATPPLAVDLSNCQPFTHENLLFIHNGFIHNFRQTLYRPIRNLLDDYAYQLITGTTDSEHIFALVISELRKSPNLSLEKALINALTQLTQLAKSHHVYFSANIIISNGKQLVASRYSNRAPTPTLYWLQDDLLYPDAVIIASEPLFEGNWKNCRERTVISVSHQLTSQIPTIKIFEI from the coding sequence ATGTGCCGTTTATTAGGCTATTTAGGTTCAGCAATTCAACTAGATAACTTACTCTATAAACCCGACCACTCTCTCATCGCTCAAAGTTACCAACCCCGCGAAATGACTGCCGGATTGCTCAATGCCGATGGTTTTGGCGTGGGTTGGTATCACCCTCAAAAAGACGAGAATCCCTATGTTTACAAAAACATTTTACCTATTTGGAGCGATGTTAATCTTCCTCATTTGAGTCGATATGTCGAATCGAGTTGCGTACTTGCCTACGTTCGCAGCGCTACTCCGCCGCTAGCTGTAGATTTAAGTAACTGCCAGCCTTTTACTCATGAAAATTTACTTTTTATTCATAACGGCTTTATTCATAATTTTCGTCAAACGCTATATCGACCTATCCGCAACTTGTTAGATGACTACGCCTATCAATTAATTACAGGAACAACCGATTCCGAACATATTTTTGCCCTAGTCATTAGTGAGTTACGAAAGTCGCCCAATCTTAGTCTAGAAAAGGCTTTGATTAATGCGTTAACTCAACTGACTCAATTGGCTAAATCGCATCATGTTTACTTTTCAGCCAATATCATTATCAGTAATGGAAAACAGTTAGTCGCTTCCCGTTATTCTAACCGCGCTCCAACGCCGACCCTTTACTGGTTGCAAGACGATTTACTCTACCCAGATGCCGTTATAATAGCCTCCGAACCTTTATTTGAGGGAAACTGGAAGAATTGTCGAGAACGTACCGTTATTAGTGTTTCTCACCAGCTAACTTCCCAAATCCCTACGATAAAGATTTTTGAGATCTAA
- a CDS encoding M48 family metallopeptidase, producing MKSLRSSFLIALGVLLPTPAVFAQAFLPSIAAYEEQFSSQPELTFSTSLRSEVRRQKAEGKRQKLEGTRQLLQSKIQQAQENTTKKDCNKPSDSLLTFTDETIPGATLELALTVSLPPLAIAQNSGEGEISQIDSFEVETAKLPIPSLEKIVRNKKLAQGDRLYACGELSQAEKVYREAKEPFPAEIAIEREKIPEPIYQPEQLPPGGAVYWRMYQQGRKDKRLESKIFAPLQLLTEQYPEFIPGHLHYARSLAEAGKKEEAMQVLQHAATLYPNEAELVRSQIKAYQDSEDWLEASLTARQFASFNPGNPQAAEFTRIANENLARYQDKLESDITWNAVGNAIVGGLGFALTGNIFGPLSALETAILLLEGESSIGDRFSERIQEELPMMQDEEVLGYVRGIGNKLADVAGRDEFDYQFYVIMDDRLNAFALPGGKVFLNAGAILDTNSEAELAGLLAHELAHAVLSHGFQLMAEGNLTASVTQYIPYVGNVAGDLIVLNYSREMEEQADVFGTRLLAANGYAADGVRNLMVTLNEEEDPGIPAWFSTHPDTEDRVRYLEEAIVRQRLNRYAYEGIDRHQQIKERVAKLLGEYQQKQQTEE from the coding sequence ATGAAATCCCTAAGAAGTTCATTTCTCATTGCTTTAGGGGTCTTATTACCTACTCCGGCAGTTTTCGCTCAAGCTTTTCTCCCTTCAATAGCAGCTTATGAAGAGCAATTTTCTAGCCAGCCAGAATTGACTTTTTCAACTTCGCTTCGCTCAGAAGTTAGAAGGCAGAAGGCAGAAGGCAAAAGGCAGAAGTTAGAAGGCACAAGACAGCTTTTACAATCTAAAATTCAACAGGCACAAGAGAATACAACTAAAAAAGACTGTAATAAACCGAGCGATTCTTTACTAACCTTTACGGACGAAACGATTCCGGGAGCGACTTTAGAACTAGCCTTGACGGTTAGCTTGCCACCACTCGCGATCGCACAAAATTCTGGAGAGGGTGAAATAAGTCAAATCGATTCTTTTGAAGTCGAGACGGCTAAGCTGCCAATACCATCGCTAGAAAAGATCGTCCGCAATAAAAAATTAGCGCAAGGCGATCGCCTTTATGCATGCGGAGAATTATCGCAGGCAGAGAAAGTATATCGCGAAGCAAAAGAACCCTTTCCCGCCGAGATAGCTATCGAGCGAGAGAAAATTCCAGAACCCATTTACCAACCAGAACAGTTACCACCGGGCGGTGCTGTATACTGGCGTATGTATCAACAGGGACGCAAAGATAAACGTTTAGAAAGTAAAATTTTTGCGCCGCTGCAACTGCTGACCGAGCAGTATCCCGAATTTATTCCCGGTCACTTGCACTACGCGCGATCGCTCGCAGAAGCAGGAAAAAAAGAAGAGGCGATGCAAGTTCTCCAGCACGCCGCCACCTTGTATCCTAACGAAGCTGAATTAGTACGATCGCAAATTAAAGCTTATCAAGACTCAGAAGATTGGTTAGAAGCTTCGCTGACGGCGCGTCAATTTGCCTCGTTCAATCCCGGAAATCCTCAAGCCGCCGAATTTACTCGCATAGCCAACGAAAATTTAGCGCGCTACCAAGACAAACTAGAATCAGACATCACCTGGAATGCAGTCGGCAATGCGATCGTAGGCGGACTAGGATTTGCCTTGACGGGGAATATTTTCGGTCCTCTGTCTGCTCTGGAAACCGCAATTTTACTGTTAGAAGGAGAATCTTCGATCGGCGATCGCTTTTCGGAGAGGATTCAAGAAGAACTTCCCATGATGCAAGACGAGGAGGTTCTGGGATACGTGCGAGGCATCGGCAATAAACTTGCCGATGTCGCGGGGCGAGATGAGTTTGACTACCAGTTCTACGTCATCATGGACGATCGCCTTAATGCCTTTGCCTTGCCAGGGGGTAAGGTATTCCTCAATGCAGGTGCAATTCTTGACACTAACTCAGAAGCAGAATTAGCGGGATTGCTTGCCCACGAACTCGCTCACGCCGTTTTGTCGCACGGTTTTCAACTCATGGCTGAGGGAAATTTAACAGCCAGCGTGACTCAATACATTCCCTATGTTGGCAATGTAGCAGGCGATCTAATCGTTCTCAACTACAGCCGCGAGATGGAAGAACAAGCGGATGTTTTCGGAACGAGGCTGCTAGCAGCCAACGGCTATGCAGCAGACGGCGTTCGCAACCTGATGGTAACGCTCAATGAGGAGGAAGATCCCGGCATTCCGGCATGGTTTTCTACTCACCCAGACACGGAGGATCGCGTTCGCTATTTAGAAGAGGCGATCGTTCGACAAAGACTCAACCGCTATGCCTACGAAGGCATTGACAGGCACCAACAAATTAAAGAGCGAGTCGCTAAACTTTTGGGAGAGTATCAACAGAAACAACAGACAGAAGAGTAG
- a CDS encoding DUF2358 domain-containing protein, with the protein MKENLNDYQARVQQAIAILKAELPSLFETDLSYDIYTKDIYFKDPVNTFKGKLNYRIIFWTLRFHGKLFFTKIYFDLHDVKQTATDIILAHWTVRGTLRVPWRAKILFNGYSTYKLTPDGLIYEHIDTWDRQPSEILKQFFRSNGT; encoded by the coding sequence ATGAAAGAGAATTTAAACGATTACCAAGCGCGAGTCCAACAAGCGATCGCAATTCTCAAAGCAGAACTGCCGAGTCTGTTTGAAACCGATCTTTCTTACGATATCTATACTAAAGATATTTATTTTAAAGACCCAGTTAACACTTTTAAAGGCAAACTGAACTATCGAATTATCTTCTGGACGTTAAGGTTTCACGGCAAGCTCTTTTTTACTAAAATTTACTTTGACCTGCACGACGTAAAGCAGACAGCTACAGATATCATTCTGGCTCATTGGACTGTACGCGGGACTTTGCGCGTGCCTTGGAGAGCTAAAATTCTGTTTAACGGCTATTCGACTTATAAACTTACGCCAGATGGCTTAATCTACGAGCATATCGATACTTGGGATCGGCAACCCAGTGAAATCCTCAAACAGTTTTTTCGCAGCAATGGAACTTGA
- the psbB gene encoding photosystem II chlorophyll-binding protein CP47, translated as MGLPWYRVHTVVLNDPGRLISVHLMHTALVAGWAGSMALYELAIFDPSDPVLNPMWRQGMFVLPFMARLGVTGSWGGWSVTGETGVNPGFWSFEGVAAAHIVLSGLLFLAAVWHWVYWDLELFTDPRTGEPALDLPKMFGIHLFLSGLLCFGFGAFHLTGLWGPGMWVSDPYGLTGHVQPVAPEWGPAGFNPFNPGGVVAHHIAAGIVGIIAGLFHLTVRPPERLYRALRMGNIETVLSSSIAAVFFAAFVVAGTMWYGSATTPIELFGPTRYQWDKGYFQQEIQRRVEANLAAGDTLSEAWSKIPEKLAFYDYVGNSPAKGGLFRTGAMNSGDGIARAWLGHAVFRDGEGRELSVRRMPNFFETFPVVLTDSDGIVRADIPFRRAESKTSIEQTGTKVSFYGGILDGQTFSDPATVKQFARKAQLGESFDFDRETLNSDGVFRTSPRGWFTFAHACFALLFFFGHIWHGSRTLFRDVFAGIDPDLGEQVEFGLFAKVGDVSTRKEGV; from the coding sequence ATGGGACTACCTTGGTATAGAGTTCACACAGTCGTCCTGAACGATCCGGGACGGCTGATTTCCGTACACCTGATGCATACTGCTCTCGTAGCAGGATGGGCAGGTTCGATGGCTCTTTACGAGCTAGCGATTTTCGATCCCAGCGACCCGGTTCTCAACCCCATGTGGCGGCAAGGAATGTTCGTCCTGCCCTTTATGGCTCGCTTGGGAGTCACGGGTTCTTGGGGCGGTTGGAGCGTCACTGGAGAAACAGGCGTTAACCCCGGTTTCTGGTCTTTTGAAGGCGTTGCTGCCGCTCACATCGTTCTATCCGGCTTGCTGTTCTTAGCAGCCGTTTGGCACTGGGTTTATTGGGATCTCGAATTATTCACCGATCCCCGCACGGGCGAACCCGCGCTCGACCTGCCCAAAATGTTTGGCATTCACTTGTTCTTATCCGGTCTTCTCTGCTTCGGCTTTGGAGCTTTTCACTTGACGGGGCTTTGGGGTCCCGGAATGTGGGTGTCCGATCCCTACGGTCTAACGGGTCACGTTCAACCCGTAGCGCCGGAGTGGGGACCGGCTGGATTTAACCCCTTCAATCCAGGCGGAGTTGTCGCCCACCATATTGCTGCTGGTATCGTCGGTATTATTGCCGGTCTTTTCCACCTGACGGTTCGACCTCCAGAGAGACTCTATCGCGCCCTGAGAATGGGGAATATCGAAACCGTTCTCTCTAGCAGTATTGCCGCAGTTTTCTTTGCAGCTTTTGTCGTGGCGGGAACGATGTGGTATGGCAGTGCCACTACTCCGATCGAGTTATTCGGGCCCACCCGCTATCAATGGGATAAAGGTTACTTCCAGCAAGAAATTCAGCGTCGCGTTGAAGCTAACTTAGCGGCTGGAGACACTCTCTCGGAAGCTTGGTCGAAAATCCCCGAAAAGCTGGCTTTCTACGACTATGTTGGCAACAGCCCAGCTAAAGGCGGTTTATTCCGTACCGGAGCCATGAACAGTGGCGATGGCATTGCAAGAGCTTGGTTGGGTCATGCTGTCTTCAGAGATGGGGAAGGTCGGGAACTCAGCGTTCGTCGGATGCCTAACTTCTTTGAGACTTTCCCGGTCGTCTTAACTGACTCCGACGGAATCGTTCGCGCTGACATTCCCTTCCGACGCGCAGAATCCAAAACAAGTATCGAGCAGACGGGAACCAAGGTTAGCTTCTACGGTGGAATCCTCGACGGGCAAACTTTCAGCGATCCGGCTACGGTGAAGCAGTTTGCTCGTAAGGCTCAACTCGGCGAATCATTTGATTTCGATCGCGAAACCCTAAACTCTGATGGTGTCTTCCGCACCAGCCCCAGAGGATGGTTTACTTTCGCTCATGCTTGTTTCGCGCTGCTGTTCTTCTTCGGTCACATCTGGCACGGCTCTCGGACGCTTTTCCGAGACGTATTTGCTGGTATTGACCCAGATCTTGGCGAACAAGTCGAATTCGGACTCTTCGCGAAAGTGGGTGACGTAAGTACTCGTAAGGAAGGCGTGTAA
- a CDS encoding aldo/keto reductase: MKKRSLGNSDIQITPILMGTWQAGKRMWVGIEDEESIKAIRAAYEAGITTIDTAEVYGEGHSEQIVAKALSDVRDRVVYATKVFANHLKYDRVIEACDRSLKNLNTDYIDLYQIHWPSGSFKTEIVPIEETMSALNQLKQQGKIRAIGVSNFSRAQLEEASQYGRIDSLQPPYSLFWRLVETDAMPYCIENNISILAYSPLAQGLLTGKFAPDHKFAEGDHRSKNKLFQGENYRRAQKALNELRPIADRNNCTLAQLSLAWLIAQPQTNAIAGARTAEQASANAKAAEVELSEEELQAIARIGRQVTDYLDKNPVMWDF; encoded by the coding sequence ATGAAAAAGCGATCGCTCGGCAATAGCGACATTCAAATTACTCCCATTCTCATGGGAACTTGGCAAGCTGGCAAGCGAATGTGGGTGGGAATTGAAGACGAAGAAAGCATCAAAGCGATTCGAGCTGCTTATGAGGCAGGCATTACCACCATTGACACTGCCGAAGTCTATGGAGAGGGACACTCAGAGCAAATTGTCGCCAAAGCACTCTCAGATGTTCGCGATCGAGTTGTCTATGCCACTAAAGTCTTTGCCAATCATCTCAAATACGACCGAGTCATAGAAGCGTGCGATCGCTCTCTCAAAAATCTCAACACCGACTACATCGACCTTTACCAAATCCATTGGCCCTCCGGTTCGTTCAAGACAGAAATTGTCCCCATCGAAGAGACGATGAGCGCTCTTAACCAACTCAAACAACAGGGGAAAATCCGCGCGATCGGAGTTTCTAATTTCTCTCGCGCCCAACTAGAAGAAGCTTCGCAATATGGACGCATCGATAGCTTACAGCCTCCTTATTCGCTCTTTTGGCGGCTAGTAGAAACCGATGCCATGCCCTATTGCATTGAAAACAATATCTCGATCCTTGCCTATTCGCCTCTCGCTCAGGGACTACTGACCGGGAAATTCGCTCCCGACCATAAATTTGCTGAAGGCGACCATCGCTCGAAAAATAAACTTTTTCAAGGAGAAAATTACCGACGCGCTCAAAAAGCACTGAACGAACTCCGGCCCATTGCCGATCGCAACAATTGTACTTTGGCTCAGCTATCTCTGGCTTGGTTAATTGCCCAGCCTCAAACCAACGCGATCGCGGGTGCAAGAACTGCCGAACAAGCCTCAGCAAACGCAAAAGCGGCAGAAGTAGAGCTTTCAGAGGAAGAATTGCAAGCAATCGCTCGCATTGGGCGACAAGTAACCGATTATCTCGATAAAAATCCAGTGATGTGGGATTTTTAG
- a CDS encoding peroxiredoxin family protein, whose translation MTGNTGLFNQRFAKNFIPLPGFQVPEVGELAPDFTLPRIRGGLVRLSDYRGQQPVVLAFTRIFTEKLFCPFCYPHIQDLKQRYQDICDRGAELLMISSTDRVQSEQIVSDLNLPYPFLSDPDCKTFRLYGAGQALGAPLPAQYVINREGRITYRHLFTFIDSNAEPDRILQELKRLG comes from the coding sequence ATGACTGGGAATACAGGACTTTTTAACCAACGCTTTGCTAAAAACTTTATCCCCTTACCAGGATTTCAAGTGCCAGAGGTTGGCGAGTTAGCTCCGGACTTTACCCTACCCCGAATTAGAGGCGGACTGGTTAGATTATCTGACTACCGAGGTCAGCAGCCTGTCGTATTGGCGTTTACGCGCATTTTTACCGAAAAACTTTTTTGCCCTTTTTGCTATCCTCATATTCAAGACTTAAAGCAACGCTATCAAGATATTTGCGATCGCGGAGCAGAGTTACTGATGATTTCCAGTACCGATCGCGTACAGAGCGAGCAAATTGTTTCCGACTTGAACCTGCCCTATCCTTTTTTGTCCGATCCAGATTGCAAGACCTTTCGCCTCTATGGAGCTGGACAAGCTTTAGGCGCGCCTTTACCCGCTCAGTACGTCATCAATCGCGAAGGTCGCATTACCTACAGACATTTGTTTACCTTTATTGACAGCAATGCGGAACCCGATCGGATTTTACAAGAGTTAAAGCGGCTTGGTTAG
- a CDS encoding universal stress protein, which translates to MVGKKILVALDRSSQAPVVFEAAMQFAQAQNNSLMVFHCLDWETENLGEAFLGIGTLGDVDLYGLSLGRRRTFLGRKMQQAQEWLQDYFQKAIDAGIPSELKCQVGDPGTRICQLARNWDANLIVLGRRGHRGISEALLGSVSNYVVHHAPCSVLIVRSGEIG; encoded by the coding sequence ATGGTTGGCAAAAAAATTTTAGTGGCACTCGATCGCTCGTCTCAAGCTCCAGTCGTATTTGAGGCAGCCATGCAGTTCGCTCAAGCCCAAAATAATTCTCTGATGGTGTTTCACTGTTTGGACTGGGAGACAGAAAATTTAGGGGAGGCTTTCCTGGGCATCGGCACGTTAGGAGATGTAGACCTCTATGGGTTATCGCTTGGGCGGCGGCGAACATTTCTGGGACGAAAGATGCAGCAGGCACAAGAGTGGCTGCAAGATTATTTCCAGAAGGCAATAGATGCGGGAATTCCTAGCGAGTTAAAATGTCAAGTCGGCGATCCCGGTACGAGAATTTGCCAATTGGCTCGAAATTGGGACGCTAATCTAATCGTGCTAGGTCGTCGAGGCCATCGAGGAATCTCGGAGGCTTTGTTAGGCAGCGTCAGTAATTATGTCGTTCACCATGCTCCCTGTTCTGTTTTGATCGTTCGGAGTGGAGAGATTGGGTGA